A window of the Citrus sinensis cultivar Valencia sweet orange chromosome 9, DVS_A1.0, whole genome shotgun sequence genome harbors these coding sequences:
- the LOC127899937 gene encoding uncharacterized protein LOC127899937, with amino-acid sequence MANNEKNTALHEAVCHGNVQVVKILMKQDPDYSYSPNNFGKTPLYMAVEGRYSEMVIELLENCTSVSYEGPKGKTALHAAAMHFYFGGITTYDCARQISGLQLRKLDKAAFQKLLEKKEGLIQKTDYYGWTPIHYAAYHDQYQQIRVLLEIDQTASNIADKDRKMTALHLAAGQGHARTRMEFQDLKNLLKNPLARSLIDEGDANGNTPLHVLAAIHRKEFFKIKVRYDTGGNYGAVNNKNVSVIDVLIYGSCELKEDVRNLSRDNGRGQYSDGIICKRALLP; translated from the exons ATGGCGAATAATGAGAAGAACACAGCACTGCACGAGGCAGTGTGTCATGGCAACGTCCAGGTGGTGAAAATTCTAATGAAACAAGACCCTGATTATTCATATTCTCCAAATAATTTCGGTAAAACACCGCTCTACATGGCTGTCGAGGGACGATATTCTGAGATGGTGATTGAATTATTAGAAAACTGCACATCAGTGTCCTATGAAGGCCCCAAAGGAAAGACGGCTTTGCATGCTGCAGCAATGCACttttattttg GTGGGATAACAACTTATGATTGTGCAAGGCAAATCTCTGGTTTGCAGTTACGAAAACTGG ATAAGGCTGCCTTCCAAAAATTACTTGAGAAAAAGGAGGGTCTGATCCAAAAAACGGACTATTATGGGTGGACTCCAATTCATTACGCTGCATATCATGATCAATATCAACAGATACGTGTGCTATTAGAAATTGATCAAACTGCTTCAAACATTGCTGACAAAGATCGAAAGATGACAGCTCTACATTTGGCAGCGGGCCAAGGGCATGCCCGAACA AGGATGGAATTTCAAGACTTAAAAAATCTTCTGAAAAATCCATTAGCAAGGAGCCTTATAGATGAGGGGGATGCCAATGGGAACACCCCTCTCCATGTGCTTGCTGCTATCCACCGAAAagaattctttaaaattaaagtgagATATGACACTGGAGGCAACTACGGCGCTGTCAACAACAAGAATGTTAGTGTTATAGACGTGTTGATATATGGTTCTTGCGAGCTCaag GAAGACGTCCGAAATTTATCGAGAGATAATGGCAGAGGACAGTATTCAGATGGTATTATTTGCAAGAGAGCACTGTTACCTTAG